The following proteins are co-located in the Gossypium hirsutum isolate 1008001.06 chromosome A02, Gossypium_hirsutum_v2.1, whole genome shotgun sequence genome:
- the LOC107951313 gene encoding probable trehalase, giving the protein MAPFLYHTNRKRHFLFLFSVFILSQSLPPMALANPLSPPSSCTKGPGPVIPATPLLSFLVRVQETALQTYGKSNFDPKHYVDLPLKSNLSTTVEAFDKLPKTEDGSVSVKDFEAFIGKYFTDAGDDVVYAEPVDFVPEPHGFLPKVESPEVRGWALEVHALWKNLSRKVSSSVLHHPELHTLLPLPRPVIIPGSRFTEVYYWDSYWVIRGLLASKMYETAKAIVTNLIFMLDTYGHVLNGARAYYTNRSQPPLLSAMVYEIYNRTGDVEFVKKSLPPLIKEYRYWNSDIHELIIRDAEQCNHFLNRYYAMWNKPRPESSTIDEELASKFLNDSEKQQFYRELASTAESGWDFSTRWMRNSSDFTTLSTTTILPVDLNIFILRMELDIAFLAKTVGENAITEDFLRASQKRRKAFSSIFWNENMGQWLDYWLNNGADCEEPQTWKAENQNQKVFASNFVPLWIDLFNSDIHLVEKVTKSLQNSGLLCAAGIATSLTNSGQQWDFPNGWAPLQHMIVEGLSKSASMEARTVAKDIAERWIKTNYVAYKKTGAMHEKYDVEKCGEFGGGGEYTPQTGFGWSNGVVLAFLEEFGWPKDKKIDCD; this is encoded by the exons ATGGCCCCATTTCTTTACCACACCAACCGTAAAAGGcatttcctttttctcttttcagTGTTCATTCTTTCACAATCGCTGCCTCCAATGGCCCTCGCTAACCCACTTTCACCTCCATCATCATGTACCAAAGGTCCGGGTCCTGTAATCCCTGCAACACCCTTACTAAGTTTCCTTGTACGTGTCCAAGAAACTGCTTTGCAAACTTATGGGAAATCGAATTTTGATCCTAAACACTATGTAGACTTACCGTTAAAGTCTAATCTTTCCACCACCGTGGAAGCATTCGATAAACTTCCCAAGACGGAAGATGGGTCAGTTTCTGTTAAGGATTTTGAAGCGTTTATCGGGAAGTACTTTACTGATGCAGGGGATGATGTTGTATATGCCGAGCCAGTGGATTTTGTCCCTGAGCCGCATGGCTTTTTGCCCAAGGTGGAGAGCCCAGAGGTGAGAGGTTGGGCATTGGAAGTCCATGCTTTGTGGAAGAATTTGAGCAGGAAAGTTTCGAGCTCGGTTCTTCATCATCCTGAATTGCATACTCTGCTTCCTTTGCCAAGGCCTGTAATAATTCCTGGTTCACGTTTCACTGAGGTTTATTATTGGGATTCTTATTGGGTTATCAG AGGCCTGCTGGCAAGTAAAATGTACGAGACTGCAAAAGCAATAGTGACTAATCTCATTTTCATGCTAGACACTTATGGTCATGTTCTTAATGGTGCTAGAGCCTATTATACCAATCGAAG CCAGCCTCCTCTTTTGAGTGCAATGGTCTATGAGATATATAATCGGACCGGTGATGTCGAATTCGTTAAGAAATCTCTCCCACCATTGATTAAAGAATATCGATATTGGAATTCAG ATATACATGAGTTGATTATCCGTGATGCTGAGCAGTGTAATCACTTTTTGAATCGGTATTATGCAATGTGGAACAAGCCGAGGCCGGAATCATCAACCATT GATGAAGAACTTGCTTCCAAGTTCTTGAATGATTCTGAGAAACAGCAATTTTACCGAGAGCTGGCTTCGACTGCTGAATCTGGATGGGATTTCAGCACAAGATGGATGAG GAACTCTTCTGACTTTACAACTTTGTCCACAACAACAATCTTACCTGTTGATTTAAATATATTCATACTAAGA ATGGAACTTGACATTGCCTTCTTAGCAAAAACTGTTGGGGAGAACGCTATCACTGAGGATTTCCTGAGAGCTTCTCAAAAAAGACGAAAGGCATTCAGCTCTATTTTTTGGAATGAAAACATGGGACAATGGCTAGATTATTGGCTCAATAATGGCGCTGACTGTGAG GAACCTCAAACTTGGAAAGCTGAGAACCAAAACCAGAAGGTGTTTGCTTCAAATTTTGTTCCCTTGTGGATTGATTTGTTCAACTCAG ATATTCATCTTGTGGAAAAGGTCACAAAAAGTCTTCAAAACTCAGGCCTGCTCTGTGCTGCTGGGATTGCAACCTCTTTAACAAATTCAGGCCAACAATG GGATTTCCCAAATGGCTGGGCACCACTTCAGCATATGATAGTTGAAGGTCTATCAAAATCTGCATCAATGGAAGCAAGGACAGTGGCAAAAGACATAGCTGAGAGGTGGATCAAAACCAACTACGTCGCCTACAAGAAAACAGGGGCAATGCATGAGAAATATGATGTGGAAAAATGTGGTGAGTTTGGGGGTGGTGGAGAATACACGCCCCAGACCGGTTTTGGTTGGTCAAATGGAGTTGTATTGGCATTCTTGGAGGAGTTTGGATGGCCTAAAGACAAAAAGATTGACTGCGACTGA